Proteins encoded in a region of the Carassius carassius chromosome 49, fCarCar2.1, whole genome shotgun sequence genome:
- the LOC132132391 gene encoding trace amine-associated receptor 13c-like: MAYETEDHETQYCFPGINSSCTKGKRSRHEYNVLYVFFSLLSALTVFLNLLVIISISHFKKLHTPTNLIILSLAVSDMLIGLIVIPIEAIKLIETCWYFRDTFCSLFVLSIGLVLQASLSSSVLIAIDRFVAVCHPLQYPQKISMTRMLIVNCLCWCFSSAYNIAIAISFSHRTDVCYGECNIMITYEWRVIDLIFCFLFPCTLIITLYLKIFYVAQKQVKVINSLMKSGKCVMEGSVRRKSESKAALTLGINVAVHLLCWIPYYILTLTENTGIPPTILYCLVWVLYVNSCLNPLIYALFYPWFRKSIKYILTFRIFQPASSQVNIFTNHHS; the protein is encoded by the coding sequence ATGGCCTATGAGACTGAGGATCACGAGACTCAATACTGCTTTCCTGGAATCAACTCATCATGTACCAAGGGAAAACGCTCCAGACATGAATACAatgttttatatgtgtttttctcaTTGCTGTCAGCATTAACTGTGTTTCTGAATCTGCTGGTGATCATCTCAATCTCTCACTTCAAGAAGCTTCACACCCCAACCAACCTGATCATTCTCTCTCTTGCTGTTTCCGACATGCTTATTGGACTTATTGTCATACCTATAGAGGCCATCAAGTTGATTGAGACTTGCTGGTACTTCAGAGACACTTTCTGTAGTCTGTTTGTGTTAAGCATAGGACTAGTCCTCCAAGCATCTCTCAGTAGTTCAGTTTTAATAGCCATTGATCGTTTTGTGGCTGTGTGTCACCCTTTACAGTACCCACAGAAAATATCCATGACTAGAATGTTAATTGTTAACTGTCTTTGCTGGTGTTTTTCTTCAGCTTATAATATTGCAATTGCAATaagtttctcacacagaacagaTGTTTGTTATGGTGAATGTAACATCATGATTACATATGAATGGAGAGTAATTGATTTAATATTCTGCTTCCTGTTTCCCTGTACCCTGATCATAACtttatatttaaagatattttatgttGCACAAAAGCAGGTGAAAGTCATAAACTCTCTAATGAAGAGTGGTAAATGTGTAATGGAAGGTTCAGTAAGGAGGAAATCTGAGAGCAAAGCTGCtctgacattaggaatcaatgTGGCAGTTCATCTGCTTTGCTGGATCCCATATTATATCTTGACTCTAACTGAAAACACAGGAATACCGCCCACCATACTCTATTGTCTAGTATGGGTCTTATATGTTAACTCATGTCTGAATCCTCTTATATATGCTTTATTTTACCCCTGGTTTAGAAAATCAATTAAATACATCTTAACTTTTAGAATATTTCAACCAGCATCCTCTCAGGTCAATATTTTTACAAATCATCATTCATga